Genomic DNA from Pseudomonas helmanticensis:
TGAAAGCGTTTCGCGATTGGCTGCTAGAAACGTTGTAACCGTGAGGACGCCAATCGCCAGCAGGCTCACTCCTACAGTTGGAACGCGTTTCCCTGTAGGAGTGAGCCTGCTCGCGATGGCGCCTATTCAGGCACCTCAAAACCTCGGTTTGACCGCCTTCCAGTCCGGCTTGTACCGCTGCATCTGTCGCACATCATCACGCTGGCGAATCCCGCACGTCAGGTACTGATCATGCAGCTTGCCCAACTGCTCATGATCCAGTTCCAGGCCAAGCCCCGCTGCCCGGCTGATCTTCACGCAGCCATCGACAATCGACAGCTTGCCACCCTTGATCACCTCTTCATCCGGCTCCTGCCACGGGTAATGGGTGTCGCAGGCGTAATCCAGATTCGGCACGGCCGCCGCCACATGCGCCATCGCCATCAGGCTGATGCCCAAGTGCGAGTTGGAATGCATCGACACGCCGAGGCCAAACACGTCGCACATCTTCGCCAGCGCCTGCGTGTCGCGCAGGCCGCCCCAGTAATGGTGGTCGGCGAGAACAATCTGCACGCTGTTCTGCGCGACACTGCGACGGAACTCGTCGAAGTCGGTGACCACCATGTTGGTCGCCAGCGGCAGACCGGTGCGCTTGTGCAGCTCGGCCATGCCATCGAGACCCGGGGTCGGGTCTTCGTAATACTGCAGATCATCGCCGAGCAATTCGGCCATGCGAATAGACGTTTCCAGCGACCAGTTGCCATTCGGATCGATGCGCAGCGGATAGCCCGGGAAGGCTTTTTTCAAGGCTTTGATGCATGCCACCTCATGCTCCGGCGGCAACGTGCCGGCCTTGAGTTTGATGCTTTTGAAACCGTACGCCTCGATCATCCGCGCAGCCTGCGCGACGATTTGCTGCTCGCTGAGCGCCTCGCCCCAGTTGTCCGGTTTGTACGGCGAATCGACATGTTGCGCGTACTTGAAGAACAAATAAGCGCTGAACGGCACCTCATCGCGAATCGCGCCGCCGAGCAGGTCCACCAGCGGCACATTCAGGTAATGCGCCTGCAAATCGAGAAATGCCACTTCGAACGCCGAATAGGCGTTGCTCACCGCTTTGCTGGCGTGGGAACCGGGCGCCAGTTCGGCACCGGCGATGCTCGCAGGTTTATTGGCGGCAACGGTGGCCTGGACGATCGCGCGCAATTGGTTGAGGTTGAACGGATCGAGGCCGATCAGTTGCACCTGCAACTGCTGTTGGATCGCCAGCGCCGGGGCATCGCCATAGCTTTCGCCGAGGCCTATGTAGCCGTTGTCGCTTTCGATCTCGATGATCGAGCGCAGCGCAAAGGGTTCGTGGATGCCGCTGGCGTTGAGCAGCGGCGGATCACGGAAGGCAATCGGGGTCACGGTGACACGGGTGATTTTCAAGATAACGCTCCTGACAGATCAACAATCAATTCAATGGCTCGCAGCCGGGCTGGCCGTCGCGACAACGGCGGTGTCGTCATAGGGCTTTGCCGGGGTTTTGCCTTTGGCACCCGGCGCCGTGCGGGCAAAGAAAATCACCACCGCTGCGATCAGCGACGTGCCAGCCAAGCCATACAGGCCGCCCTCGATAGAGCCGGTGGTTTGTTCGAGAAAACCAAATGCAGTCGGCGCGACGAAACCGCCGAGATTGCCAATAGAATTGATCAGCGCGATCACCGCAGCGGCGATGCGCGCATCCAGATAGCTTTGCGGAATTGGCCAGAACAATGCCGACGCTGCCTTGAAACCGATGGCGGCGAAGCAGATTGCGACGAAGGCGAAAATCGGCCCGCCAGTGGTCGACATGAACATGCCGATGGCCGCGATCACCAGCGTTAGCGCGACCCACGCCTGTTGGAACTTCCATTTACCGGCCATCGCCGCAAAGCCGTACATGGCGACAATCGAAATGATCCACGGTATCGAGTTGAGCAGGCCAACCTGGAAATCGCCGAGATTGCCCATCTTTTTGATCATGCTCGGCAGCCAGAACGTCGCGCCGTAAATGGTCAGGGCAATGGAGAAGTAGATGAAACAGAACAGCGCAATCTGCCGATCCGCCAACAGCTTGAACATCGACGGCTTGGCGATCTGCACCGCTTCACGGGCCTGCTGCTCTTCGGCAATCGCCGCGACCAGTGCTTCGCGCTCCTCTTCACTCAGCCACTTGGCCTGACGCGGATGCGATTGCAGCCAGAACCAGACAAACCCGCAAAGCACCACCGACGCCGCGCCCTCGATCAAGAACATCCACTGCCAGCCGTGCAGGCCCAACCCGCTGATGTGCAGCAGCGCACCGGAGACCGGGCCGGAGATCACCGAGGCAATCGCCGAACCGCTGAGAAACACCGCCATGGTCTTGCCGCGCTCGGAGGCCGGCAGCCACTGCGTGAAGTAGTAAATGATCCCCGGAAAGAACCCCGCCTCGGCCGCGCCGAGAATAAAGCGCAGCACATAGAAACTGGTTTCGCCTCTGACAAACGCCATGGCCATGGCGGCGGCGCCCCAGGTAAACATGATCCGCGTCAGCCACACCCGTGCGCCGTAACGTTGCAGAAGCATGTTGGACGGCACTTCGAACAGCGCGTAGCCCACAAAGAACAAACCGGCGCCGAGGCCGTAAGCCGCCGCACCGATGCCCAGATCGGTTTCCATGTGACTGCGCACGAAACCGATGTTGACCCGATCGATGTAGTTGACGATGAACATCACCACGAACAGCGGCAGCACGTGGCGCTTGACCTTGGCGGCGGCACGGGCGAGAACCGTGACGTCCAGCGGATTCTGGAGGGTTTTCAAGGGGCGACTCCCGATCTTGTTTTTTTAGGGATGGCGTAAAGCGATGGACCGATCATGGACGGCGATCATTGATCCCGTCTAATCTAACCTGGCATTCGATTGATACCTGGATTAGATCAATGTTCGAACTGACTCAACTGCGCTGCTTCACCACCGTCGCCACCGAACTCAACTTTCGCCGCGCCGCCGAGCGACTGAACATGACGCAGCCGCCACTGAGCCGGCAGATTCAATTGCTTGAGCATCACCTCGGCGTCGCGCTGTTCACCCGCAGCACCCGCAGTGTCGCGCTGACCGCCGCCGGCCGGGCTTTTTTCATCGAAGCACAGAACCTGCTGGAGCGCGCGCAGCAAGCGGCAGTCACCGCCCGCCGGTTTGCCGAAGGCGATATCGGTTCGGTGAACATCAGTTTTGTCGGCAGCGCGGTGTATGAGTTTCTGCCCAAGGTTATCGCCGAGGCGCGCCTGAAACAGCCCCAGGTAAAAATCGATCTGTCGGAGATGAACACTTACCAGCAGCACGAAGCCTTGCGCGCGCGACGCATCGATTTGGGCATCGCCCGTGCGCCATTACTCGAGCCGGGATATGCCACTGAATGCCTGGTGCGCGAGCCGTTTGTACTGGCGGTACCGAGTGGCCATCCATTGGCGAGCGCGGCTGAAGTGGCCGTAAACGATCTGGATAAGCAGCCATTTCTGATGTATTCCCACGCCGCTTATCCGCCGTTCAACGAACTGCTGACCGGCATGCTGCGCTCGGCCCGGGTTGCACCGGATTACGTGCAGTGGCTGGGGTCGTCGCTGACGATTCTGGCACTGGTGAATGCCGGGATGGGCCTGGCACTGGTGCCGCGTTGTGCGACCAGTGTGGTGTTCAGGAATGTGGTGTTTCGCGATATCGATCTGGGCGAAGGGGTGCAGAGCGAGCTGCATCTGATCTGGCGGGAGAATAACGACAACCCGGCGTTTGCGATGTTGCTGGAAGCGATTCGCCGGGCGGTGGCTGAGGGGTGGGGCTGAAAGGCGCTAGCTCTTGAGCGGTGGTGGAGCACTGGGTGCTCTAGGCTGCGCATTTGCCACTGGCTTGCCATCTTTCGTATAACGACGCGCCACCCATTCTGGCATTGGTTGCGGTGCTCTGGCTGTCATGACGAAACCTCCGATTTCGGGCCGAACTCTACCCATTTGACTTTCCCGGAATCTATCAGCAAAAACTCAGCGCCAAAAGGCACTTCTGTTCCGTCGGCATCCAGCCAACAGGGATTTTGCATCACGAACTGGCCACTGTCGGATTCCGGCGGCCACTCCACAGGCCAGCCAAAAACGCGCCTCTCATCGTTCAAATGGAGGGTGATGAGACGATGGTGCTGAGCAAAAATACTGAACCATTCACTGGGGTAAGAAGATTGTTTCGTTACGTTTCTACTACGTAGCCACGCATGCATCCTGTCGCTGGTAGCCAGATAGCACGCGAAGATTCCAAGCGCCAATGAGAAAACAAATGCCCAAAGGGTTTCAGCCCGAGCATCCCACTTCCCGATAGAAAAGCCCTTCGCGCCTATCCACAAGCAGATTGCCCCAACCGCCAGCACCGCCCCATGAATCACAAATGTAAAAATCAACGCCTGCACGATCTGCCCAAACGTATCGGGTCGCTTGAACGCCGTCAGCGAATAAAAAATCCACGCCGACAAAAACCCGGGAATCAGGTACTGCAACAGCGGAATAACTTCTTTGACCAGATCATCCATGATCAGAGGCTCCTTGAAAGACCGGCCGATCTGACTATCGACGGCCTTCAAAAGCCTAGTGCACACGGCTGAAAACCCTCGCGCGCAACTGTCACCACTCATTACGCATCCTGCAAAATCAGATCCGCGCCCTTCTCCGCCACCATCAACACCGCGGCGTGAGTATTGCCCGAGGTTACATTCGGAAAAATCGACGCATCAACAATCCG
This window encodes:
- a CDS encoding glucarate dehydratase family protein, which translates into the protein MKITRVTVTPIAFRDPPLLNASGIHEPFALRSIIEIESDNGYIGLGESYGDAPALAIQQQLQVQLIGLDPFNLNQLRAIVQATVAANKPASIAGAELAPGSHASKAVSNAYSAFEVAFLDLQAHYLNVPLVDLLGGAIRDEVPFSAYLFFKYAQHVDSPYKPDNWGEALSEQQIVAQAARMIEAYGFKSIKLKAGTLPPEHEVACIKALKKAFPGYPLRIDPNGNWSLETSIRMAELLGDDLQYYEDPTPGLDGMAELHKRTGLPLATNMVVTDFDEFRRSVAQNSVQIVLADHHYWGGLRDTQALAKMCDVFGLGVSMHSNSHLGISLMAMAHVAAAVPNLDYACDTHYPWQEPDEEVIKGGKLSIVDGCVKISRAAGLGLELDHEQLGKLHDQYLTCGIRQRDDVRQMQRYKPDWKAVKPRF
- a CDS encoding MFS transporter — translated: MKTLQNPLDVTVLARAAAKVKRHVLPLFVVMFIVNYIDRVNIGFVRSHMETDLGIGAAAYGLGAGLFFVGYALFEVPSNMLLQRYGARVWLTRIMFTWGAAAMAMAFVRGETSFYVLRFILGAAEAGFFPGIIYYFTQWLPASERGKTMAVFLSGSAIASVISGPVSGALLHISGLGLHGWQWMFLIEGAASVVLCGFVWFWLQSHPRQAKWLSEEEREALVAAIAEEQQAREAVQIAKPSMFKLLADRQIALFCFIYFSIALTIYGATFWLPSMIKKMGNLGDFQVGLLNSIPWIISIVAMYGFAAMAGKWKFQQAWVALTLVIAAIGMFMSTTGGPIFAFVAICFAAIGFKAASALFWPIPQSYLDARIAAAVIALINSIGNLGGFVAPTAFGFLEQTTGSIEGGLYGLAGTSLIAAVVIFFARTAPGAKGKTPAKPYDDTAVVATASPAASH
- a CDS encoding LysR substrate-binding domain-containing protein; this encodes MFELTQLRCFTTVATELNFRRAAERLNMTQPPLSRQIQLLEHHLGVALFTRSTRSVALTAAGRAFFIEAQNLLERAQQAAVTARRFAEGDIGSVNISFVGSAVYEFLPKVIAEARLKQPQVKIDLSEMNTYQQHEALRARRIDLGIARAPLLEPGYATECLVREPFVLAVPSGHPLASAAEVAVNDLDKQPFLMYSHAAYPPFNELLTGMLRSARVAPDYVQWLGSSLTILALVNAGMGLALVPRCATSVVFRNVVFRDIDLGEGVQSELHLIWRENNDNPAFAMLLEAIRRAVAEGWG
- a CDS encoding DUF6338 family protein; the encoded protein is MDDLVKEVIPLLQYLIPGFLSAWIFYSLTAFKRPDTFGQIVQALIFTFVIHGAVLAVGAICLWIGAKGFSIGKWDARAETLWAFVFSLALGIFACYLATSDRMHAWLRSRNVTKQSSYPSEWFSIFAQHHRLITLHLNDERRVFGWPVEWPPESDSGQFVMQNPCWLDADGTEVPFGAEFLLIDSGKVKWVEFGPKSEVSS